The Solanum lycopersicum chromosome 8, SLM_r2.1 DNA segment CTGATAAGAGGTAAACCTGCTGATGGCTACAGAAACATGCCAAGATACATATATATGCTGGAAACTGTGTATCCAAATTCATATATAAGGACGCGTAAGTCTGAATACAACGAATTTATGTATCTTTTCATATCATTAAGGCCAACGATGAGAGGATTTGAGTTCTGTAGGccagttgttgttgttgttgatgcttCACATCTTAGTGGAGATTATCGAGGTACATTTGTGTCTGCTAGTACACTTGATGGAGCAGGTATGACATAttgtttatgaatttattttatcattttcttaatAGTAAGTAGTtgtttagtatatttttttttgtgtttatatattaaGGTTGCATATTGCCTTTGACATACATAGTTGTTGCCACAGAAAATGATTGTTCATGGACATGGTTCTTTCAACAATTTAAGAATGCATTTGGTGAGAGGGAAAAAATGTGTATTGTATCTGACAGAAATGAAAGCATAAAGAAAGGTGTGAGTATTGTTTATCCAACTATTCCTCATTTTGCATGCATATGGCACCTCTGGAAAAATGTGTGTTCAAACTTTAGGAGAAGCAGGACCATTCTAAGTGATCTGTTTTATTCAATGGCTAAGGCTTATAGAAagaatgattttgaaaaattgatggCTAAATTGGATAAAATTGATGGAAGAGTAAAAAAGTATCTTCAAGATGCTGGGTATGAAAGATGGGCTAGGTCTCATGCAACAGTGAACCGTGGGAGAATGATGACTTCAAATATAGCTGAATGTATCAATGGTTGCCTTGTTGATGCACGACAACTACGTATTATAGATTTTTTGGAGGAAGTTAGAATTCTATTTGGTTCTTGGAATtgcaaaaatagagaaataactTCTTATACAAAAGAAACATTGGGCAGAAGATTTGAAGATATATTGGTTTTAAACGCatcaaaaagttcaaaaatgaAGGTTCATATTtgctttgtatttattattttattgttaaacaaaaaatgaaaaataaacttgttgactatctctattttttcaaaaattgcaggTTGTTGCATCTTCTGAGTTTTTTTTTCAGTGTATGAAGGTGGGATTATATACATTGTTTGTCTTGAGAGGAAAACTTGTTCATGTGGGAGATTTCAACATGACGAGATACCTTGTCCACATGCAATAGCcgtcttgaagaagaagaatataacAGATGTACAC contains these protein-coding regions:
- the LOC101247943 gene encoding uncharacterized protein; the protein is MYGVEISYQQAWRAKERALELIRGKPADGYRNMPRYIYMLETVYPNSYIRTRKSEYNEFMYLFISLRPTMRGFEFCRPVVVVVDASHLSGDYRGTFVSASTLDGAGCILPLTYIVVATENDCSWTWFFQQFKNAFGEREKMCIVSDRNESIKKGVSIVYPTIPHFACIWHLWKNVCSNFRRSRTILSDLFYSMAKAYRKNDFEKLMAKLDKIDGRVKKYLQDAGYERWARSHATVNRGRMMTSNIAECINGCLVDARQLRIIDFLEEVRILFGSWNCKNREITSYTKETLGRRFEDILVLNASKSSKMKVVASSEFFFQCMKVGLYTLFVLRGKLVHVGDFNMTRYLVHMQ